The stretch of DNA CGGGTGCCGAAGATCATCGACAGTATCCTGCGGGCCGGCGAGGGCAAGATCCTCAAGCGCCTCGACCGCATCGCCGACCAGGTCAACGCCCTGGGCGACGAGTTCTCCGCCATGAGCGACGCCGAGCTGCGCGCCATGACCGACGAGTTCAAGGAGCGGCTGGAGGCCGGCGAGTCCCTCGACGACATCCTGCCCGAGGCCTTCGCCACGGTTCGTGAGGCCGCCACGCGCGTGCTCGGCCAGCGTCACTTCGACGTGCAGATCCTCGGTGGCGCCGCGCTGCACCTGGGCAACATCGCCGAGATGAAGACCGGTGAGGGCAAGACCCTCGTCGCCACGCTCCCGTCCTACCTGAACGCGCTGTCCGGCAAGGGCGTCCACGTGGTCACGGTCAACGACTACCTGGCCAAGTACCAGTCCGAGATGATGGGCCGCGTCCACCACTTCCTGGGCCTCACCGTCGGCGTCGTCGTCGCGGGCCAGACGCCCGCCCAGCGCCGCGAGGCCTACGCCTGCGACATCACGTACGGCACGAACAACGAGTTCGGCTTCGACTACCTGCGCGACAACATGGCCGACTCCCTCGAGGAGTGCGTCCAGCGCGGCCACAACTTCGCCATCGTCGACGAGGTCGACTCGATCCTCATCGACGAGGCTCGCACGCCGCTGATCATCTCCGGCCCCACCGAGGACGAGGTCAAGTGGTACGGCGAGTTCGCCCGCATGATCGACGGGATGCGCATCGACGAGCACTACGAGGTCGACGAGAAGAAGCGCACCGTCGCGGTCACCGAGAAGGCGATCGACGTGGTCGAGGACCAGCTCGGCATCGCGAACCTGTACGACGCGGTCAACACCCCGCTCATCGGCTTCCTGAACAACGCCGTCAAGGCCAAGGAGCTGTTCAAGAAGGACAAGGACTACGTCGTCATCGACGGCGAGGTCCTGATCGTCGACGAGCACACGGGCCGCCTGCTCGAGGGCCGCCGCTACAACGAGGGCCTGCACCAGGCGATCGAGGCGAAGGAGGGCGTCCGGATCCGCGAGGAGTACCAGACGCTGGCCACGATCACCCTGCAGAACTACTTCCGTCTCTACTCCACCCTCTCGGGCATGACCGGTACGGCCATGACCGAGGCGGCCGAGTTCGACAAGATCTACAAGCTCGGCGTCGTGCCCATCCGCACGAACAAGCCGATCCGCCGTGACGACCTGCCCGACCTCGTCTACCGCACCGAGGACGCGAAGTTCAACGCCGTCGTCGACGACATCGCCGCGCGTCACGCCAAGGGCCAGCCGGTGCTGATCGGCACCACCAGCGTCGCCAAGAGCGAGCGGCTCAGCAAGCAGCTCAAGAAGCAGGGCATCGCTCACGAGGTCCTGAACGCCAAGCACCACGACCGCGAGGCCGCGATCGTCGCGCGCGCCGGTCACAAGGGCGCGGTCACCGTCGCCACCAACATGGCCGGTCGCGGTACCGACATCATGCTCGGCGGCAGCGTGGAGTTCCTGGCCGACGCCGAGCTGCGCAGCAAGGGCCTCGACCCGGTCGAGACCCCCGACGAGTACGACGCCGCCTGGACCGAGGCCCTCGAGCGCATCGAGAAGCAGGTGGCGGCCGAGAAGGACGAGGTCGTCGCGGCCGGCGGCCTGGCCGTCATCGGCACCGAGCGTCACGAGTCCCGACGCATCGACAACCAGCTGCGTGGCCGCTCCGGCCGTCAGGGCGACCCGGGCTCCACCCGCTTCTACCTGTCGCTCGAGGACGACCTCATGCGCCTGTTCAAGGGCGAGTGGGTCAACTGGATCCTGCAGACGATGAAGATCCCCGACGACGTGCCGATCGAGAACAAGCGCGTCACGAAGTCGATCGCTTCGGCGCAGGGCCTGGTCGAGGCGCAGAACTTCGAGACCCGCAAGAACATCCTCAAGTACGACGACGTCATGAGCGCCCAGCGCGAGGTCGTCTACTCCCAGCGCCGCCGGGTGCTCGAGGGCGAGGACCTCGAGCCGCGCGTGCGCCAGATGATCGAGGACGTCACGGGCGCCTACGTCGTCGCGGCCACCGAGGGCTACCCCACGTCGTGGGAGCTCGACAAGCTGTGGACCGCGCTGCGCACCCTCTACCCGATCTCGCTCGACCACGAGCAGGTCGTCGAGGAGGCCGGCGGACTGGAGCGGATCGACGCCCCCACGCTGCGGGCGCGGGTCGTCGAGGACGCCCTGTCGGCCTACGACAAGCGTGAGGCCGAGCTGGGCGACGAGGTCGCCCGTGAGCTCGAGCGCCGTGTCGTGCTGAGCGTGCTCGACCGCAAGTGGCGCGAGCACCTGTACGAGATGGACTACCTCCGCGAGGGCATCGGCCTGCGCGCCTACAGCCAGCGCGACCCGCTGGTGGAGTACCAGCGCGAGGGCTACGACCTGTTCAACGCGATGATGGAGGGTATCTCCGAGGAGTCCGTGGGCTACCTGTTCAACCTCAGCGTCGAGATCGAGGTCGACGAGGACGACGAGGGCGACGAGCCCCCGCACATCTCGGCCAAGGGCCTCGAGCCGGACACCACGCCCAAGCAGCTCTCGTACTCGGCGCCGTCGGAGGACGGCTCGGCCATCGCGGTCGAGGAGTCCGTCGTCGACGACGACGAGGAGCTCGACCCGAACGAGCTGGCGCGCCAGAACAAGGCCAAGGAGGCCGCACGCCGCAAGGCCAAGGCCGCTCGCCAGTCGCGCAAGAAGAACCGCTGACCCACGCCTGCACGGCGCGCTGAGGGGCTACGCCCACTCGGCCGCCGTGCAGCGCCATGTCGTGCGCCCCTGGTGGTCGCGACCGCGCTGCAGCCGGACCGCCAGCGCGTGGGACCGGCCCCGGTGCACCATCCGGGCTGCGATCTCCGCCGCGGCGGGGTCGACCATCGCGATGTGCACCGAGACCACGCGCGGGCTGTGGCGCGGGCCGCCGGCGACGAACCGCTCCGCGACGTACCGGTGCAGCTGCTCGTAGACGTCACGGCTCAGCCACGGCCCCAGCTGGCGCACGGGCCGGATGCCGGTGATGACCTCGGCGAGCGCCTGCGTGAACCGCGCGCAGCGATGCCGCAGCTCGCTGGCGTCGCCGCGCTCGGCCGGCACCGGAACCAGCGGCGGTGAGGGGGCGAAGGGCAGGGGCACCTGCCGTGGCCCGAGCGGATCGGTGGCGAGTGCGGTGGCGGTGATCATGGTGCTCCTGGCGGATCGAGGCGTTGGCCGAGCTGGATGAGGTCGGGGTCGTCGCCGATGACGTCGCGGTTGGCGCGGTACCAGCGGTCGACGGCGGCCCCGACGCTGGCGTCGTCCGCTCCGGGGGACCGGCTGCGGACGATCGACCAGAGGCTGTCGCCGGGAGCCACGACGTGGGCCGACGGCTCCGGCGGTGGCCGCTTCGGTTCCGGTGCGGCCGTGAGCGGCCGGTCGGGCAGGGCGAGCCCGTGCAGGGTCTCGACGCCGCCGGGCGTCGCTCGCGCGGGTGACTGCACCGAGACGACCGCGCCGGTGACGAGCAGCGCCCGCAGCAGGGGAGGGGCGAGCCGGGCCGCGAGCCGCCTGTCGGCCAGCGCCACCAGCAGGACCAGGCCCCACCAGGTGATCCACAGCGCGAGCACCCCGGCCAGAACCACGCGCAGTGCCTCCTCGGGTCCCGAGGTCGACAGGTCGAGCATCCGATCCCCCGATCGTGACTGTCACTGACGTCGGATGAATGCATTTGACGACAGATGACGTGATGAGCGACCAGCGAACCGCATGCCGCGGAGCCCGTCAATGCCGGCGACGGGACCGTGTGGATGAAGGCTCAGTGCGAAGTGGGGCGGCGCCGCAGGCGCTCGTTCTCCCGGCGCAGACGCGCGAGCTGCTCCTCGAGCGCCAGGACGCGCTCGATCCCGGCGAGGTTCAGCCCGTCGGCGAGAAGGTCGCGGATGCGGACCAGCCGCCGGATGTCGGCGCGGCTGTAGCGGCGGGTGCCGCCCGCGGTGCGGAGGGGCTCGAGCAGTCCACGGCGTTCGTAGACGCGCAGGTTCTGCACCTGCATCGACACCATCTCGGCGGCGACCGAGATGGCGTAGACGCCGTCCTCGTCGCCCTCGTGCCTGGCCGTCCACTCCATGACCTGAACTGTACTTGACAAGGAATATGAATTCGCCAATATAGGCTTTAACGGATGAGATCCACCCATCACTCGCAAGGAGGAACCGACGATGATGATCCGTACGACCGACCCGTTCCGCGACTTCGACCGCATCACCCAGCAGCTGCTCGGGACGACCAACCGCCCGGCGTTCATGCCGATGGACGCGTGGCGCGAGGGTGACACCTTCGTCGTGGAGTTCGACCTCCCCGGGGTGGCGAAGGACAGCATCGACCTCGACATCGAGCGCAACGTCCTGACGGTGCGCGCCGAGCGGGTCGCCCGCAACGGCGACTGGGAGATGCTGGCGTCCGAACGTCCGCGCGGCGCCTTCAGCCGCCAGCTCGTGCTGGGCGACAACCTCGACCTCGAGCGCATCGAGGCCACCTACGAGGACGGCGTCCTCGGGCTGCGCATCCCCGTGGCCGAGCGCGCGAAGCCGCGCAAGATCGAGATCGGCGGCGCCCGCAGCGGCGACGCCGCCTCGATCGAGGCC from Aeromicrobium phoceense encodes:
- the secA gene encoding preprotein translocase subunit SecA; the encoded protein is MDSILRAGEGKILKRLDRIADQVNALGDEFSAMSDAELRAMTDEFKERLEAGESLDDILPEAFATVREAATRVLGQRHFDVQILGGAALHLGNIAEMKTGEGKTLVATLPSYLNALSGKGVHVVTVNDYLAKYQSEMMGRVHHFLGLTVGVVVAGQTPAQRREAYACDITYGTNNEFGFDYLRDNMADSLEECVQRGHNFAIVDEVDSILIDEARTPLIISGPTEDEVKWYGEFARMIDGMRIDEHYEVDEKKRTVAVTEKAIDVVEDQLGIANLYDAVNTPLIGFLNNAVKAKELFKKDKDYVVIDGEVLIVDEHTGRLLEGRRYNEGLHQAIEAKEGVRIREEYQTLATITLQNYFRLYSTLSGMTGTAMTEAAEFDKIYKLGVVPIRTNKPIRRDDLPDLVYRTEDAKFNAVVDDIAARHAKGQPVLIGTTSVAKSERLSKQLKKQGIAHEVLNAKHHDREAAIVARAGHKGAVTVATNMAGRGTDIMLGGSVEFLADAELRSKGLDPVETPDEYDAAWTEALERIEKQVAAEKDEVVAAGGLAVIGTERHESRRIDNQLRGRSGRQGDPGSTRFYLSLEDDLMRLFKGEWVNWILQTMKIPDDVPIENKRVTKSIASAQGLVEAQNFETRKNILKYDDVMSAQREVVYSQRRRVLEGEDLEPRVRQMIEDVTGAYVVAATEGYPTSWELDKLWTALRTLYPISLDHEQVVEEAGGLERIDAPTLRARVVEDALSAYDKREAELGDEVARELERRVVLSVLDRKWREHLYEMDYLREGIGLRAYSQRDPLVEYQREGYDLFNAMMEGISEESVGYLFNLSVEIEVDEDDEGDEPPHISAKGLEPDTTPKQLSYSAPSEDGSAIAVEESVVDDDEELDPNELARQNKAKEAARRKAKAARQSRKKNR
- a CDS encoding Rv3235 family protein, with the protein product MITATALATDPLGPRQVPLPFAPSPPLVPVPAERGDASELRHRCARFTQALAEVITGIRPVRQLGPWLSRDVYEQLHRYVAERFVAGGPRHSPRVVSVHIAMVDPAAAEIAARMVHRGRSHALAVRLQRGRDHQGRTTWRCTAAEWA
- a CDS encoding LysM peptidoglycan-binding domain-containing protein is translated as MLDLSTSGPEEALRVVLAGVLALWITWWGLVLLVALADRRLAARLAPPLLRALLVTGAVVSVQSPARATPGGVETLHGLALPDRPLTAAPEPKRPPPEPSAHVVAPGDSLWSIVRSRSPGADDASVGAAVDRWYRANRDVIGDDPDLIQLGQRLDPPGAP
- a CDS encoding MerR family transcriptional regulator yields the protein MEWTARHEGDEDGVYAISVAAEMVSMQVQNLRVYERRGLLEPLRTAGGTRRYSRADIRRLVRIRDLLADGLNLAGIERVLALEEQLARLRRENERLRRRPTSH
- a CDS encoding Hsp20/alpha crystallin family protein; translated protein: MMIRTTDPFRDFDRITQQLLGTTNRPAFMPMDAWREGDTFVVEFDLPGVAKDSIDLDIERNVLTVRAERVARNGDWEMLASERPRGAFSRQLVLGDNLDLERIEATYEDGVLGLRIPVAERAKPRKIEIGGARSGDAASIEA